DNA from Triticum aestivum cultivar Chinese Spring chromosome 7D, IWGSC CS RefSeq v2.1, whole genome shotgun sequence:
GGCGGGGAAGACATATGCCAAGTGCGAGGACCTCCCGCAGCTGGGCGCCGCGCTGCACTGGACCTACGACGAGGCCAAGTCGTCGCTCTCGCTGGCGTTCGTGGCGGCGCCGGCGGGTGCCAACGGGTGGGTGGCCTGGGCGCTGAACCCCACCGGCGAGGGCATGGCCGGCGCGCAGGCGCTCGTGGCGCTCAAGGGCTCCGGCTCCGCCGCCCCCACCGTTAGGACGTACAACATCACCGGCTACGTGCCGCTCGGCAAGGCCTCCACGCCCATCGCCTTCCCGGCCACCGACCTCGCCGCCGACTCCGGCAGCGGCGGCAAGATCCGGCTCTACGGCAAGCTGCAGCTGCACAGCGGGATGAAGGCGGTGAACCACATATGGCAGGTCGGCACCTCCGTCACCGCCGGGGCCCCCGACAAGCACGCCTTCGCCGCCGGCAACCTCGCCTCGAAGTCCAAGCTCGTCCTCTCGGGCAAAGCGGCCTCCGCGGCCTCGCCttcgccggcgcccgcccccatGGCCGGTGGCCCGTCCGGATCGGCCGGCAGCGACGGCGGCGCTTCGGCGACCACGGCGCCTTCAGCCGGCAAGTCCCCGTCGGGCGCGGCCGCGGTCGGCGTGTCGGCGCCGGCACTCCTCGTGCTCGCGTTGATGGGCCTCCTCGCGGTGGTATGATGGCATTTCCTGGCGGTAGCACGAATGAATGAGTACGTACTATAATTAGTGGAGGTGGCAGTGGGCATGGGGAGGAAGCATTTCTTGAACAATATATTTGTTCCATTTTTGTCGATCGATCTTGCTATGCTGCCTATTCTTTTTCCTAATTTCGTTTGAAATAAAAGATGGTTTGCGTACTAATTATTATTATCGAGCTGTTGTTTTTAGGTAGAAGTACGTAGCACCGCTAGCAGTTGGTGATTATTGTATTTTTTTTTGCGAGAGGTGATTATTGTAGTAGTACTATTGTGGTCGACATGTCACTGAATTTGTCATATGACTAATAAGTATAAATTTTATCATCAAAGGAGCAAATGTTTGGTAGTGCAAGTAGTATCTCTCGCATTCTGTGCAGTGCAGTTGCCCGATCTGACCTAGTGATACACGCTGATTCGATTTGTTTAAAGCCCGGGCACCGAGTGAGAAGCACCAGCCTCATCTATGGTCCCTGTCATTCGCAAGAGTTTGAAATATAGgaatgcaaaaaaaaaatcacGCATTAGAATGTCATGTACACTTGATTGTGTAAATAAAAACACATGATTTGTTGGGCTTGATGGGAAATGCAGTATGAAGTACAAATGAATCTTTATGGTTTGCAATTTCTACTAAtctcttgtttcaaaaaaaaattctactaATCAAACAACACACCTAGAAGAAAAAATCATAAGGGTGTGAATCCTccaaaattatttttaaaaattcTTTGAATCAAAAAGGCCTTTGCCTTTTTCCCGCAAGATGAAAAGGCCTTTACCTTTCATTTTCTGAAGGGCATCATTTTCATTACACGTTTGATTTTTTTTAATCATAAGCACTGAGCAAGGAGGCGATTGTGTTCCACATTGGCAGCTCATCAACAGGGATTTCTGTCTCTTCATGTGCTCATGCCAGTTTGTTAATGCTCCTGAGCCGGTCAGTCAGTCCAGCCCGAGACCCCGGGTAGATATTTTCTTGACGCTCTCCTGCCCACGAGTAAACGCGCTCACCATCCATCTCCAACTTGGAGTAGAGTATTTCTTTTTTACCGACACAAGCCCGATTACTTGGGTCAATCTTCATTGCTCTTGTTAGGGCATCTTTAACGCCTAGGACGCGGGAGACAACCATCTAACGCTAGTCGCACATATTTTCACAACAATTTAAACCAATTGAACGAAATTCGTTCCAATAAATCCGGATTTCGTATAAACACAACATGATTTCATATAAAAatatcggatttcatataaacatgacagatttcattacaaATACATCAAAGCGGCCCTAGGCGGGCTCTAGAGCATAATTAATACCTAATTTAAATGATCGCCGGCGTTCGGTACCCGTCTCCGGTCATGAACCAAGAGGACGGAAACTTCGCCTTTTCCAGCTCCGCCTCTGTGACCTCCGCCCACGGAGCCCTGGGAACTGAAGCTGTTCGCCTCGACGTCGCCGCCAAGCGACTAATCAACCGAAGATGCcgagcccaccaagcttggcgtcgacgggaggggaggagcggtggccttcctgagACACGAGCGGCGGCAACCTACCATGCACTAGTCTTCTTCGCTGTCGGCGGCGCCCGCGGACGTGCCGGCTTCTTCGTGGTCATGGCGCCGGGGCGCGGCCTCCTCGTCGTCGGTGTCGCCGAACAACGCCTCGCCCGCGTCGTCGTCACGCTCCTTGCCGGcggccaccacctccaccacccgtTGCCGGTACCGCCAAAGGGTGAGGCAggtctcgcgggcggagcggtaggaCTCGAGCAGCGCCTCTTGCTCTGCCAGGTCATGTCCGACGCGACTGCCCGGCTGGTGGCGATCTACTCCTCAGCCTGCAGATGCTCCTCGAGGAGGTTGTGGTGGTAGTTGGCGTCGGCCTACGCCTCCCGaagctgctcctcctgcaccatgtccatataatgggcacgggcctcaccgatggtcatagtgcaatgcaccggcgagggtgGAGCGGAGGAAGAGGGTgtcgcggaggaagaggagggtggCGCTGGCTCGTCGTCAGAGGCGTCCTCCATTTGCACGTCCTCTGGTTGCCTGCCGGactgccagtcggcagcaatggcgaCCATGGCCTTTTTCTCCTCCGACGTAAGCCCGTCACAGAGAGTTTTGGCCGCGGAGGgatttgttggggatcgtagcagaaatttaaaattttctacgtatcaccaagatcaatctatggagtcatctagcaacgagagagaggggagtgcatctacatacccttgtagatcgcgcgcggaagcgttcaagagaacggggttgatggagtcgtactcgtcgtgatccaaatcaccgatgatcctagcgccgaacggacggcacctccgccttcaacacacgtacggagcggggacgtctcctccttcttgatccagcaaggggggaggagaagttgatggagatccagcagcacgacggcgtggtggtggaagtagcgggatcccggcagggcttcgccaagcgcaagcggggaggaagaggtgtcacgggagggagggaggcgccagggcttgggatgctgctcccatgcgcctccccactatatataggggtggagagggctggtttcttgccctccaagtccattggggcgttggcaaaggtggggaaaagaaatcccatcatttcccttccccaccgattgttattccccttttttagggatcttgatcttatcccttcgggatatgatcttattccttttaaggtgggatcttggtgcaccttgaccaggggtgtggagccttgcccccactacccacgttcatgtgggtccccccatgcaggtggccccacttcggaaccttctagaaccttcccggtacaataccgaaaaatcccgaacattttccggtggccaaaataggacttcccatatataaatctttacctccggaccattccggaactcctcgtgacgtccgggatctcatccgggactccgaacaactttcggttaaccgcatactaatatctctacaactctagcgtcaccgaaccttaagtgtgtagaccctacgggttcgggagacatgcagacatgaccgagacgactctccggtcaataaccaacagcgggattcgatcggtacattacttgcccgagattcgatcgtcggtatcccaataccttgttcaatctcgttaccgggaagtcactttactcgtaccgtaatgcatgatcccgtgaccaaacacttggtcacattgagctcattatgatgatgcgttaccgagtgggcccagagatacctctccgtcatacggagtgacaaatcccagtctcgattcgtgccaacccaacagacactttcggagatacccgtagtgcacctttatagccacccagttacgttgtgacgtttggcacacccaaagcactcctatggtatccgggagttgcacaatctcatggtctaaggaaatgatacttgacatttggaaaagctctagcaaacgaactacacaatcttgtgctatgcttaggattgggtcttgtccatcacatcattctcctaatgatgtgatcccgttatcaatgacatccaatgtccatagtcagg
Protein-coding regions in this window:
- the LOC123165963 gene encoding auxin-induced in root cultures protein 12 is translated as MASSTMPRHIALLLLLLASTRAASAAGAGACAAEKFPAGKTYAKCEDLPQLGAALHWTYDEAKSSLSLAFVAAPAGANGWVAWALNPTGEGMAGAQALVALKGSGSAAPTVRTYNITGYVPLGKASTPIAFPATDLAADSGSGGKIRLYGKLQLHSGMKAVNHIWQVGTSVTAGAPDKHAFAAGNLASKSKLVLSGKAASAASPSPAPAPMAGGPSGSAGSDGGASATTAPSAGKSPSGAAAVGVSAPALLVLALMGLLAVV